The genomic region TATCTTTTTGTTAATAGACTCAGCCAGGTCTTCAAGATAACGAAGCTCCACAGATGGCGGCGGGTTGATGATAAGCTCCATACCCTCCTCAAGCTTTATTATATCTTGTCTTTCAGATTGCACAGATTCCCTTTTAGCACCGAGCCTCATGACTAATTCCCTAATCTTTTTATCAAGCTCGCTCTTTGCCCGCAGCTCCTCTATTATGCGCAGGAGCTCGCCAAGAGTTTTTCTAAGATCTGTTAATTGTAGGTCTATAAATCGTAGTAGCTCCTGTGCAGAAGAGAATTCTTTTATGCCTGTAGCCACCTTTCTCCCCCACGCATGTAGAAGCTTTTATACCAAACAATTTATTTTCAACGTACATTAAAACGTGTTTTCAAGTATGTCTAGGTTTAGAACTCTTCTGTTGATAGCCGTTCTAGGACGCGTTTGAAGTACATGCGTACAGCAACTATCAGTATAGCACCAACTATTGCTATTGTTATCGGTATTATATACTTCTTTATAAGAGTTGCTGGTGTTGGCTTAAGTTTTACAATATAGCTTGCTGATGCATGGATAGTTGATACGAGGCATTTTAAGTAATAACCAGGCGAACTAGCGCAAACCTTGTAAGTGCCGTAAGGAATGTTTATGCTTACTTGTCCGTTTTCATCGCTAACATACTTTAAGTTTAGTATGTTGTCAATGCCGGTTATTGTCACAGTTGCACCAGTTATTTTCTCGCCCTCTGTGCTCATAATTACTAATGTGTACTTGTATGAATTTCTTACGAGCTTTAAAACAATGTCTTTTTTCTGTGGTTTAACTTTTTTCTCTAAATTCTTATAAACGTTGTTAGCTGACTTAATACTTATAGTTGAACCATTTATCAATATGGGTAAGGCTAGCCGGTGAACTTTGCCCTTAGCAAGACTTGCTACTTCTTTGCCGTCAAGGACAACAGTGATATTATCAATTATTTTCCCTCCCTTTGAAATAGAATCAACTATTATAATGTTGCTTATTTTTCTGCCACGCTTAACAAGGATACTAATGTTCTCTCTATCAATGCCCTTAACTTCAAAGCATGTCTTATTAGTCATGTATAGCTTAAACCCTAGGTACTCTTCCAGCGGTATGGCCTCAAGACAATATTTTCCTTTAATTAACTCGATACTTATTTTTCCATTCATTGATTCAGATGTAATAACGGGTTTTGTTGCATTCACATAGTAGATTTTAATCAGTGTCTTAACGGGTTTTTCGCCTTCCGAATACGTCTCTATACTTACAGGATGCTTCATTGGGACAAGCCTTACAGTTATCATTGTAGTTGGCTTGTCTAGTGGAATATGTACGTTGTACTTTATGTCGGCAAATAGCTTTCCATAGCCAGTAGGAGGTAGGTCAATAATTTCTATAATTGCGTCCCCTCTATAGAGGGTTGTAAAACTTATATCTGTTGGTTGTAATGGCGCTTTTACATGGTACTCGAAGAGCTTTTCCCCATTCTTGCCATAAACCTTAACTAAGAGAATATCTAGGTTCGTGGTATCGACAAGCGCTTTCTTAACATCTTGGCTCGGCGATAATCGTACTATTGTCGTTATAGGTCTTCTATTAACTTCTATACTTATGTTCAATTCTTGAGGAATTAGTGCTGACGTTGCTGATTCGCGATATAATATACCAGAAGGGTCAAGGACACGTATTGTATAGTTTCCTGGAATAAGGTGCTTAAGACTAATCACTGATACATTAGCCGGATAGTGATATACATAGGTTTTATTCCTCTTTATGTCGTGGACATAAACCTCTAGATCGACTAGAGGAGGTGCCTTGGTATAGGAGTCCCTAATGGATAATGAGACGTTGTATTTCTTATATGGAATCTTTATTATGATGTCGTCGTAGGTAATTGATGTGCTACTACAATTAATAGTTTTTACTATGTTCTCGTATTTTTCTTTTTCAAAAGGCTCTATAATTACTTGTGTGAACGCGTACTTGAAGCAAGGCACATCGGCTATATTTGTCTCTGATACTACCTCCCTTTGCAGTACCGTTGTATTGCCGAGCAGTATTTTCGTTATTGCTTTAAATCCCTTTATGGGCTCGTTATCCTCGTTTATGACCGTTATCCTAGCTGTTCCGACAATGAAATCGTTAAAACTCTTTATAGTTACTCCTTTATCTATAACCTTGTTAACATTTGTTAGTACTGTAAGACCTTTTACTGTCGGAATAACAGCATAGAGCGTATTGTTGAATGATTTTTCAATAAAGAATGCCTGCAAGCCGTTGAAGTATACGAAGGGCTCATTATTTGTAGAGATTGTGTAAATTCTTGGAGGCTTATCCCCGGTTATTACAGCTAATGCTACGTTACCTTTACTATCCGAGCCGGAGAGAATGTACTCGTTCCTTGCCTTCACTAGACTAATTGTTCTAATTTGTGATAATAATGGTAGAGACCACTTGAGAGCATAGGAGCCGTTTTCGGTTTTCTCTGCAATATAGATATCGCCGCTACTAGTCCCTATTGCGACGAGCTTTGTATCAGTACTAACAGCTACATATGTGGCCTTTATGCCTGCATAGTACCGCCATAGCTGAATTAGTGGGCTAAAGTCCTTTCTAGCAAAGACTAGTATTGCGATAAAGTCTTCGGTCGTGAATACCTTTGATCTCGAGCCGGATATCCATAGGTAGATTCTATCACTATCCATATATGCTAATAGCACATTTATATTTCCTAATGTGTTCGTGGTTGTGCGTTGCAGGGGATATTCCTTTAACGTAAGATTACCTTCCGGGCTTAGAATGGCTAGATAATTCTGTTTTGAAAACATGGTTAATAATTGACAGGGTACTGTCATATTTGGCTCAATTAAAAGAGGCTTGCTAATGTTCTGGGATATAAGCTGGTCTAGGGGGACTACTATTGGACCATAGCATCTTTTGTCTATTTTAGCGTAAAACATGAGCTTGGGCTGCGACTTTGGAATAGCTATCATAGTAGAGCCATTAGTGATAGTAGCTTCTGAGACGAGTGTATGGCTTACAACAAGGTACAATAAGCCGCTATTAACTAGGGAGCCGTTTGCCCAAAGAACCTCTATTGGTACTTGTATTGTAGCTGCAGGTGCAACCTCTTCTTTGGCTACTAGCAAGTAAGTATATTCAAGGCTGCTATTCCTCGATATGAGTACAGGAATTATATCATCTATCTTAACTCCTTCTCTTTTCTTCTCAAGAAGCGTTCCTATGACTGGACGGGCTTCGAACCATGTATCCTTATAAGACCTTATTGCGAAAACTCCTTTGTCAGTCAATACTATATATGCGCGGGGCCCATATGGATATATTTTATGAATGTTGCCCAATACAGCGAAAAATGTTGTAGTATTTTGCGCCAAATCTATTATCAGAACCTTATTTGCAAAACCGATTGCTACTGATAAAGGGTCCAAAAGGCTGTCAAGGGCTACAGCTGATACTCTTGAAGGAATACTTATGTTCTTTATTATTTCGTAGCGTGGAGGAGCTGAAGGCTTAATTTTCATCAGTACAACATAGTTTGTATTGTTATTCTCAATAGCGAATAAGTACAAGTCCTTCGATAAGTGTTGCGACAAGTAAACAGACCCAAGCCTCCAGGTTAGCCCAAAGGGAATATCCATCGAAGAATTGCTATCTTCTGCAGATGCCACGGTATGTATAATTACCAGGCTTGTTACGAGTGCTAGGAAAAGTACGGTCACTAATACATGGTTAATTCTGAGGCTGCGGCGGGCTTCGACAAAGCTAAACAAGTTCACTATACCCGTGGCTTCATGTCCTCATCCTTAAAACTTAAAAATATTATTGCTTATTCTACCTATCCGGAGCCTAGCAAAGGTTCTTAGAGTAATGCAGCAAAATATTCCGGGGATCTAGGTGCCAAAAATACGATTGAATATAAATTTAGGAAAAATACGGCTCAGAAAACACAAAAAGGCAAAGACCGAGGATAGCGAAGAACACAAGATACCTGTTGAGAAAATTGAAAAAGCAGAACATGTTACTTCGATTATGATAAGCTACAGAGATTATAAAGAGTTAGAGTCGTATCCTCTTGAAGAACCCTGGGCCTACGCACGCATATTGCAGCACAAGAAAACAAGCGAAATAATCTACTATATCGATGAAGTTCCTCTTTCTCCCAAAGAAAAGGAGGTCTATGAACAAATAATGGACATACTTTATTGGGAACTAGAACCCCCTCCTTCCGATAAGGAGATTGTCTCCTATTTTACTGCTGAGGCAAAAAGAATTGTAAATACTTTCCAGATAAGAATGGGGAGAACCCCTGGTATATCTTGGAGCAAGATACTCTATTATGTACTTAGAGATGCTGTGGGTTTCGGTCCTATCGACCCGCTTATGAAGGATCCCTTTGTAGAAGATATTTCATGTAGCGGTGTGCGCAAGCCAGTCTATGTTTGGCACTCGCGCTACGAGTACATACCCACATCTTTGATATTCTCGGACGAGGACGAGCTTGACAACCTTGTTATAAAGCTGGCCCATATGGCTGGAAAACACGTTTCAGTAGCTTTTCCAGTAGTAGACGCTATACTGCCAGGCGGTCATCGACTGGCCGCAACTTACCGTAGAGAGGTGTCAACCTCTGGTTCAACATTCACTATTAGAAAGTTCCGCGAGGAACCTCTAACAATTGTTGATTTGCTTGAATTTGGGACCTTGAGCCCGCGCCTAGCCGCATACTATTGGTTGCTCATGGAGTTTAAGCGTCCTGGAATGATAATGGGTGTGACGGGCTCAGGTAAAACCACATCCCTTAACGCTCTTCTCACAATGTTGAAGCCGTCAGTCAAGGTTGTAACCATTGAAGATACACCGGAGCTCAGGCTACCGCTTGAGAACTGGACGCAACTTGTTCCCCGAATGAGCTATGGTCTTGGCGGAGAGCGTATAGGTGAAATCACGCTTTACGATCTTGTACGTATAAGTCTAAGATACAGACCAGACATAATTGTTGTCGGAGAAGTCCGTGGTGAGGAAGCGTATGTATTATTCCAGGCAATGGCCACTGGGCACGGCGGAATGACGACCCTGCACGCCGAGAACATAGATGCAGCAATTAAGAGGCTTACGAGCCCGCCAATGAACATACCGAAGGGTTATATACCCCTAATGAACTTTGCTGCCCTCATCAGAAGGGTAGAGATGATAGATAAGAGGACAGGAAAACCTATTGTAACGAGAAGAATAACAAACACATGGGAAATAGCCGATGCGGATACCTTTGTTGATGTGCATAAATGGGATCCAAAAGAGGATGAACACAACTTATTCCTCGAAAAGAGTGGGCTCTTAAAGCTCATAGCCGAGTTACGTGGCTGGGACATTGAACAAATATATGAAGAGCTAGATAGGCGAGCAACGGTAATGGAGTGGATGAGGCTGAAAGGGCTTAGAGGTTATAAGGAAGTTGCCCGTATTATTAGGGAGTACTATCTTGAGCCCGAAAGAATCTACCAGCGCGTCGTCAACGAGCTAGGGCCCAGTAATCCAGGCTAGGAGCGAGTTGCGCCAATACTAGGTGGTTAGAGCTTGTCGGACAGCAAGGCTGTGGGCGAGATAAAAAGTACTACATCGTTACTTCTCATATTTGATAGTGTAGCGCTTCTGCTGTTTCGGAAACAAGCAGAGGCTATAGTCAAACGGTTTAGGCTCAGCGAGGAAATAGAGAAGGCAGGGCTTACTGTCTTCCCAACTCTCTATGTCGCACGACTGTTGTTCGCAATACTCATCTTAAGCATAGTGCTGGGTATAACTGATATAATTGTTCTCCTCGTAGCTGAGTCACTGATAGCAAAAGTCATCATGTTGTTGGTATCGTTCTTAGTGCCTTTAATCTTGTTCAGTGTAGGACTTGCCTATCCAAGTATAAAGGCCTCGTCACGAGCAGATGCTGTGGACAAAGAGTTCCCATTTTTCGCGGCTTACATGACCGCAATGGCCTATGCAGGTGTTGCACCTGAGAAGGTAATAGAGCGTTTAGCCAATCTCAAAGTTTTTAAGGCTCTGCGCAAGGAAGCCCTAAGGATACTAAGAGATGTAAAAATCTTTGGAAAAGATATTCTTACAGCCCTTGAGAAGAACGCAGCCACTCATCCCTCAAGGCTTTACCGTGACTTCATGCTCGGCTACCTTACTACTATAAGGACTGGTGGAGATGTGCGTCATTACTTGGAGATAAGGACGCAAGAAGTCTTTGCAGCCCGCATGGAGGATTTGAGAAACCGTGCAGAAAAAGTAGGTCTTGTCGTAGAGGCTTATGCTGCAGTAGCTATTCTTGGCACGCTGTCTTTCTACATCTTCTTTATTGTGAGCGGCCTTGTTGGAGGAGGAGGCGGCTTTGCAGGCATTAACGGTATAATGTTATACACCTTTGTAGCTCTTCCGGCAATAACAGCGGCAATAATTTCAATGCTTGATAGCCTTATACCTGGACAAGAGGGAATACGTGAGCCCTACGCATATTTACTGGTATCTGGTGTGGCGGGTTTTCTCGTCACCGGTATCATGTTTAGCCTTACTGGTGCGCTTAGCGATGTCCTAACAAACAAGATTACAAGGAGCACTATAATCTGGCTAACCTCGTCATTAGCTGCAGGGCTATTTACAACATCTATTATCCCAGGCATAGTGTTTGTGAGAAGAGTGAGAAGAGAGAGGGCTGTACTGCGCGCTGTTTCCTCCTTCTTTAGGGATCTCTCGGAGATAAGAAGGACAGGACTTAGCCCCGAGAAAAGCCTCATCGTTTTAGCGAAGAGGAACTATGGTGAGCTAAACAACATTGTTAAGAGAATAGCTGGCGCAGTTTCAATCGGTCTCCACATAGAGAGAGCTGCACGTAGGGCACTTAGAGGCTATACTAGCTGGATACTTAGAGTAAGTATGAGGTTCCTTGTTGACGCGATAGACGTTGGCGGCG from Pyrofollis japonicus harbors:
- a CDS encoding carboxypeptidase-like regulatory domain-containing protein, whose protein sequence is MFSFVEARRSLRINHVLVTVLFLALVTSLVIIHTVASAEDSNSSMDIPFGLTWRLGSVYLSQHLSKDLYLFAIENNNTNYVVLMKIKPSAPPRYEIIKNISIPSRVSAVALDSLLDPLSVAIGFANKVLIIDLAQNTTTFFAVLGNIHKIYPYGPRAYIVLTDKGVFAIRSYKDTWFEARPVIGTLLEKKREGVKIDDIIPVLISRNSSLEYTYLLVAKEEVAPAATIQVPIEVLWANGSLVNSGLLYLVVSHTLVSEATITNGSTMIAIPKSQPKLMFYAKIDKRCYGPIVVPLDQLISQNISKPLLIEPNMTVPCQLLTMFSKQNYLAILSPEGNLTLKEYPLQRTTTNTLGNINVLLAYMDSDRIYLWISGSRSKVFTTEDFIAILVFARKDFSPLIQLWRYYAGIKATYVAVSTDTKLVAIGTSSGDIYIAEKTENGSYALKWSLPLLSQIRTISLVKARNEYILSGSDSKGNVALAVITGDKPPRIYTISTNNEPFVYFNGLQAFFIEKSFNNTLYAVIPTVKGLTVLTNVNKVIDKGVTIKSFNDFIVGTARITVINEDNEPIKGFKAITKILLGNTTVLQREVVSETNIADVPCFKYAFTQVIIEPFEKEKYENIVKTINCSSTSITYDDIIIKIPYKKYNVSLSIRDSYTKAPPLVDLEVYVHDIKRNKTYVYHYPANVSVISLKHLIPGNYTIRVLDPSGILYRESATSALIPQELNISIEVNRRPITTIVRLSPSQDVKKALVDTTNLDILLVKVYGKNGEKLFEYHVKAPLQPTDISFTTLYRGDAIIEIIDLPPTGYGKLFADIKYNVHIPLDKPTTMITVRLVPMKHPVSIETYSEGEKPVKTLIKIYYVNATKPVITSESMNGKISIELIKGKYCLEAIPLEEYLGFKLYMTNKTCFEVKGIDRENISILVKRGRKISNIIIVDSISKGGKIIDNITVVLDGKEVASLAKGKVHRLALPILINGSTISIKSANNVYKNLEKKVKPQKKDIVLKLVRNSYKYTLVIMSTEGEKITGATVTITGIDNILNLKYVSDENGQVSINIPYGTYKVCASSPGYYLKCLVSTIHASASYIVKLKPTPATLIKKYIIPITIAIVGAILIVAVRMYFKRVLERLSTEEF
- a CDS encoding type II/IV secretion system ATPase subunit — translated: MNINLGKIRLRKHKKAKTEDSEEHKIPVEKIEKAEHVTSIMISYRDYKELESYPLEEPWAYARILQHKKTSEIIYYIDEVPLSPKEKEVYEQIMDILYWELEPPPSDKEIVSYFTAEAKRIVNTFQIRMGRTPGISWSKILYYVLRDAVGFGPIDPLMKDPFVEDISCSGVRKPVYVWHSRYEYIPTSLIFSDEDELDNLVIKLAHMAGKHVSVAFPVVDAILPGGHRLAATYRREVSTSGSTFTIRKFREEPLTIVDLLEFGTLSPRLAAYYWLLMEFKRPGMIMGVTGSGKTTSLNALLTMLKPSVKVVTIEDTPELRLPLENWTQLVPRMSYGLGGERIGEITLYDLVRISLRYRPDIIVVGEVRGEEAYVLFQAMATGHGGMTTLHAENIDAAIKRLTSPPMNIPKGYIPLMNFAALIRRVEMIDKRTGKPIVTRRITNTWEIADADTFVDVHKWDPKEDEHNLFLEKSGLLKLIAELRGWDIEQIYEELDRRATVMEWMRLKGLRGYKEVARIIREYYLEPERIYQRVVNELGPSNPG
- a CDS encoding type II secretion system F family protein, with the translated sequence MSDSKAVGEIKSTTSLLLIFDSVALLLFRKQAEAIVKRFRLSEEIEKAGLTVFPTLYVARLLFAILILSIVLGITDIIVLLVAESLIAKVIMLLVSFLVPLILFSVGLAYPSIKASSRADAVDKEFPFFAAYMTAMAYAGVAPEKVIERLANLKVFKALRKEALRILRDVKIFGKDILTALEKNAATHPSRLYRDFMLGYLTTIRTGGDVRHYLEIRTQEVFAARMEDLRNRAEKVGLVVEAYAAVAILGTLSFYIFFIVSGLVGGGGGFAGINGIMLYTFVALPAITAAIISMLDSLIPGQEGIREPYAYLLVSGVAGFLVTGIMFSLTGALSDVLTNKITRSTIIWLTSSLAAGLFTTSIIPGIVFVRRVRRERAVLRAVSSFFRDLSEIRRTGLSPEKSLIVLAKRNYGELNNIVKRIAGAVSIGLHIERAARRALRGYTSWILRVSMRFLVDAIDVGGGSATTIDAIARFIASLIDIHESLRKRLRPYIVMPYFGAILVAVSSVLTLLMLSQAVSNVVIGGAAYQARISPETINMLLLIASLGSIVNAWLSGLVAGKIQDQSLASGFFHASLLTVLTLLSLLAVINMAPSFAPSAPPG